A DNA window from Malus domestica chromosome 12, GDT2T_hap1 contains the following coding sequences:
- the LOC103449300 gene encoding glucan endo-1,3-beta-glucosidase 8, whose protein sequence is MERMMWVLVGVAVLCVYGGGGGVEGLGVNWGTMATHELPPDTVIQILKDNGIPKVKLFDADESTMSALTGSGLEVMVAIPNDQLAVMTSYKRAKEWVRRNVTRYNFNGGVNIKYVAVGNEPFLSSYNGSFLNVTFPALQNIQNALNEAGVGDSVKATVPLNADVYDSPVDNPVPSAGRFRTDILQLMTEIVQFLDKNKAPFTINIYPFLSLYGNDGFPFNYAFFDGDTTPIVDTGTGIQYTNVFDANFDTLVSSLKAVGFGNMPIVVGEVGWPTDGDKNANVGNAFRFYNGLLTRLGTNKGTPLRTGYIEVYLFGLIDEDAKSIAPGSFERHWGIFSYDGQPKFPVDLSGQGQNKLLVPAKNVLYLSKKWCMFNPNAKDVSNLADKINYACTYADCTALEYGSSCNNLDANGNASYAFNMYYQVQDQDDQSCSFQGLATLTTQNISQGNCNFIIQMATTSSAFSLRPSAAAASLVTLLVLLPSALLLL, encoded by the exons ATGGAAAGGATGATGTGGGTTTTGGTTGGGGTGGCTGTGTTGTGTGTTTacggcggtggtggtggtgtggaAGGTCTTGGTGTGAATTGGGGAACGATGGCAACCCACGAGTTGCCGCCGGATACGGTGATTCAGATTCTAAAGGACAATGGGATTccgaaggtgaagctttttgaTGCAGACGAGTCGACCATGAGTGCCTTAACTGGCAGTGGTCTTGAGGTCATGGTTGCTATTCCTAATGATCAGCTTGCTGTCATGACCAGCTACAAACGTGCCAAAGAATGGGTCCGCCGCAACGTCACTCGCTACAATTTCAACGGAGGAGTTAACATCAA ATATGTAGCAGTTGGGAATGAGCCTTTCCTCTCATCGTACAATGGTTCATTCCTGAATGTTACGTTCCCAGCACTTCAGAACATTCAAAATGCCCTTAATGAAGCCGGAGTTGGAGATTCGGTAAAGGCTACTGTGCCCTTAAATGCTGATGTCTACGACTCACCAGTAGACAACCCTGTGCCATCTGCAGGAAGGTTCCGGACTGATATTCTTCAACTGATGACCGAGATTGTCCAGTTCCTAGACAAAAATAAGGCGCCTTTCACCATAAACATCTACCCTTTCCTGAGTTTATATGGCAATGACGGCTTCCCATTCAACTATGCCTTCTTTGATGGGGATACCACTCCCATTGTTGACACAGGCACTGGGATTCAGTACACCAATGTTTTCGATGCTAATTTTGATACCTTGGTCTCTTCCTTGAAAGCAGTGGGATTTGGGAATATGCCCATTGTGGTTGGGGAGGTGGGATGGCCGACAGACGGGGACAAGAATGCCAATGTAGGGAATGCTTTTAGATTTTATAACGGGCTTCTAACAAGACTTGGAACCAACAAAGGCACCCCACTGCGAACTGGATACATTGAAGTTTACTTGTTTGGACTTATTGATGAGGATGCAAAGAGCATTGCTCCCGGAAGTTTTGAGCGTCATTGGGGAATTTTCAGTTACGATGGACAGCCCAAGTTCCCGGTCGATCTTTCTGGtcagggtcaaaacaagttacTAGTGCCTGCAAAGAATGTGCTGTATCTTTCGAAAAAATGGTGCATGTTTAACCCGAACGCCAAAGATGTGAGCAATCTGGcagataaaataaattatgcTTGCACCTATGCGGATTGCACGGCATTGGAATATGGTTCTTCTTGCAACAATTTGGATGCGAACGGGAATGCTTCGTATGCGTTTAATATGTACTACCAGGTTCAGGATCAGGATGATCAGTCGTGTAGCTTCCAAGGTTTGGCTACGTTGACGACACAGAACATCTCACAAGGGAATTGCAATTTCATAATTCAGATGGCAACAACTTCATCTGCATTTTCTCTAAGACCCTCTGCCGCCGCCGCCTCACTGGTAACCTTGCTGGTTTTGTTACCGTCCGCTTTGCTGTTGCTATAG